The Verrucomicrobia bacterium CG1_02_43_26 genome contains the following window.
GGATGATGATTTGCTTAAAGTAGAGCAGATTGTCATTGATCGTGACAAAGAAGGGGCGCTTGATTTTGTTAAGGAAGTGATTAAGAAGCAAATCGATAGGGAAGACGCCTCAAAAATGAAGCGGCAAGGGATATAGGATGGAAAGAAAAGCAGATGAGATTAAGAAAATTGTCAAGGAAGGTTACGCAAAGGCAGTGAAGCAGACTACTTCGTGCTGTTCTTCGAACTCTTGCTGTAGCGGTACAAGCCAAGCTAAAACTATAAGTAAGACGGTTGGTTATAGTGATGCCGAAATGAATGCTGTTCCTGAGGGTGCGAATCTGGGGTTTGGTTGTGGCAATCCTGTTGCATTGGCGTCCTTAAAAGAAGGCGATGTGGTGCTTGATTTGGGAAGTGGGGCGGGGTTTGATGCATTTCTGGCGGCTCAAAGAGTTGGTAAAACAGGCCGTGTTATCGGTGTTGACATGACTCCGGAGATGATCGACAAAGCGAAGGAAAACGCCCAAAAAGGCGAATATTCTAATGTGGAGTTTCGCTTAGGTGAAATTGAAAAGCTGCCAGTTGAAGATAATTCTGTCGATGTGATTATTTCCAATTGTGTTATTAATCTTTCGCCAGATAAAGAGGCGGTATTTAAAGAGGGATATAGAGTACTAAAATCCGGCGGTAGGTTGATGGTTTCAGATTTGGTGCTTGCTAAAGATTTACCGACTGCCATTAAAAAGTCTGTTGAGGCTTATGTGGGCTGTCTTGCCGGAGCGATTAAGAAAGACGAATATCTGAATCTTATAACAATGGCGGGTTTTAAGGATGTTAAGGTAATTAGCGAATCGAGTTATCCGGTGGATGCTATGTTTAATAACTTCGAGGCCGCTCAAGATGCAGTAGTCAGCATAAAAGTATCAGCAATAAAAAGATAAATGGAGGCGTAGAATGAAGATCGAAATTTTAGGAGTTGGTTGTCCTAAATGCAAACAACTCACGGCGAACGCCGAGGCGGCGGTCAAGGAATTGAATATTCAAGCCGAGATCGGCAAGGTGACGGATA
Protein-coding sequences here:
- a CDS encoding arsenite S-adenosylmethyltransferase, which produces MERKADEIKKIVKEGYAKAVKQTTSCCSSNSCCSGTSQAKTISKTVGYSDAEMNAVPEGANLGFGCGNPVALASLKEGDVVLDLGSGAGFDAFLAAQRVGKTGRVIGVDMTPEMIDKAKENAQKGEYSNVEFRLGEIEKLPVEDNSVDVIISNCVINLSPDKEAVFKEGYRVLKSGGRLMVSDLVLAKDLPTAIKKSVEAYVGCLAGAIKKDEYLNLITMAGFKDVKVISESSYPVDAMFNNFEAAQDAVVSIKVSAIKR